Proteins from a genomic interval of Phocoena phocoena chromosome 20, mPhoPho1.1, whole genome shotgun sequence:
- the SPRED3 gene encoding sprouty-related, EVH1 domain-containing protein 3 isoform X1, translated as MVRVRAVVMARDDSSGGWLPVGGGGLSQVSVCRVRGARPEGGARQGHYVIHGERLRDQKTTLECTLRPGLVYNKVNPIFHHWSLGDCKFGLTFQSPAEADEFQKSLLAALAALGRGSLTPSSSSSSSSSPSQDTADTPCPLTSHVDSDSSSSHSHQETPPTAAAAPIVTVESASGFGPATPPQRRRSSAQSYPPLLPFTGIPEPSEPLAGTGGLGWGGRGYEDYRRAGPPAPLALSTCVVRFAKTGALRGAALGPPTALPAPLTEATPPAPPVRPPPGPSPAPAPTKASPEAEEAARCVHCRALFRRRADGRGGRCAEAPDPGRRLVRRLSCLWCAESLLYHCLSDAEGDFSDPCACEPGHPRPAARWAALAALSLAVPCLCCYAPLRACHWVAARCGCAGCGGRHEEAAR; from the exons ATGGTTCGGGTCCGAGCCGTGGTGATGGCCCGAGATGACTCCAGTGGGGGCTGGCTgcctgtggggggcgggggcctCAGCCAGGTGAGCGTATGTCGGGTCCGAGGGGCCAGGCCCGAGGGGGGGGCCCGCCAGGGGCACTACGTCATCCACGGGGAGCGCCTCCGGGACCAGAAA ACCACCTTGGAGTGTACCCTGCGGCCAGGCTTGGTTTACAACAAGGTGAACCCCATCTTCCATCACTGGAGCCTGGGTGACTGCAAGTTTGGGCTGACGTTTCAGAGTCCGGCAGAGGCTGACGAGTTCCAGAAGAGCCTGCTGGCAGCACTGGCTGCACTGGGTCGAG GCTCGctcaccccctcctcctcctcctcctcttcctcctccccttcccaggaTACCGCAGACACTCCCTGCCCTCTGACG TCCCACGTGGACAGCGACTCCTCCTCCAGTCACAGCCACCAGGAGACGCCTCCCACCGCAGCGGCGGCCCCCATCGTCACCGTGGAGTCAGCTTCTGGCTTCGGGCCGGCCACGCCCCCCCAGCGCCGCCGCTCGTCAGCTCAG AGCTACCCTCCGCTCCTACCGTTCACGGGGATTCCGGAGCCTTCAGAGCCCCTGGCCGGGAcaggggggctgggctggggcggcCGCGGCTATGAGGATTACCGGCGAGCTGGGCCACCCGCACCCCTCGCCCTATCCACCTGCGTCGTGCGCTTCGCCAAGACCGGCGCGTTGAGGGGCGCAGCCCTGGGGCCCCCcacagccctgcccgcccctctCACCGAGGCTACGCCTCCAGCACCCCCGGTTCGCCCACCCCCGGGCCCCAGCCCGGCCCCTGCACCTACCAAGGCCTCCCCGGAGGCGGAGGAGGCGGCGCGCTGCGTGCACTGCCGCGCGCTCTTCCGCCGTCGCGCTGACGGGCGTGGCGGCCGCTGCGCCGAGGCCCCGGACCCGGGTCGCCGGCTGGTGCGCCGTCTCAGCTGCCTGTGGTGCGCCGAGAGCTTGCTCTACCACTGCCTGTCGGATGCCGAGGGCGACTTCTCGGACCCGTGCGCCTGCGAGCCGGGCCACCCGCGCCCCGCCGCGCGCTGGGCCGCGCTGGCCGCACTCTCCCTCGCCGTGCCCTGCCTCTGCTGCTACGCGCCCCTGCGCGCATGCCACTGGGTCGCAGCGCGATGCGGCTGCGCAGGCTGCGGGGGTCGCCACGAGGAGGCGGCGCGGTGA
- the SPRED3 gene encoding sprouty-related, EVH1 domain-containing protein 3 isoform X2, which produces MVRVRAVVMARDDSSGGWLPVGGGGLSQVSVCRVRGARPEGGARQGHYVIHGERLRDQKTTLECTLRPGLVYNKVNPIFHHWSLGDCKFGLTFQSPAEADEFQKSLLAALAALGRGSLTPSSSSSSSSSPSQDTADTPCPLTSYPPLLPFTGIPEPSEPLAGTGGLGWGGRGYEDYRRAGPPAPLALSTCVVRFAKTGALRGAALGPPTALPAPLTEATPPAPPVRPPPGPSPAPAPTKASPEAEEAARCVHCRALFRRRADGRGGRCAEAPDPGRRLVRRLSCLWCAESLLYHCLSDAEGDFSDPCACEPGHPRPAARWAALAALSLAVPCLCCYAPLRACHWVAARCGCAGCGGRHEEAAR; this is translated from the exons ATGGTTCGGGTCCGAGCCGTGGTGATGGCCCGAGATGACTCCAGTGGGGGCTGGCTgcctgtggggggcgggggcctCAGCCAGGTGAGCGTATGTCGGGTCCGAGGGGCCAGGCCCGAGGGGGGGGCCCGCCAGGGGCACTACGTCATCCACGGGGAGCGCCTCCGGGACCAGAAA ACCACCTTGGAGTGTACCCTGCGGCCAGGCTTGGTTTACAACAAGGTGAACCCCATCTTCCATCACTGGAGCCTGGGTGACTGCAAGTTTGGGCTGACGTTTCAGAGTCCGGCAGAGGCTGACGAGTTCCAGAAGAGCCTGCTGGCAGCACTGGCTGCACTGGGTCGAG GCTCGctcaccccctcctcctcctcctcctcttcctcctccccttcccaggaTACCGCAGACACTCCCTGCCCTCTGACG AGCTACCCTCCGCTCCTACCGTTCACGGGGATTCCGGAGCCTTCAGAGCCCCTGGCCGGGAcaggggggctgggctggggcggcCGCGGCTATGAGGATTACCGGCGAGCTGGGCCACCCGCACCCCTCGCCCTATCCACCTGCGTCGTGCGCTTCGCCAAGACCGGCGCGTTGAGGGGCGCAGCCCTGGGGCCCCCcacagccctgcccgcccctctCACCGAGGCTACGCCTCCAGCACCCCCGGTTCGCCCACCCCCGGGCCCCAGCCCGGCCCCTGCACCTACCAAGGCCTCCCCGGAGGCGGAGGAGGCGGCGCGCTGCGTGCACTGCCGCGCGCTCTTCCGCCGTCGCGCTGACGGGCGTGGCGGCCGCTGCGCCGAGGCCCCGGACCCGGGTCGCCGGCTGGTGCGCCGTCTCAGCTGCCTGTGGTGCGCCGAGAGCTTGCTCTACCACTGCCTGTCGGATGCCGAGGGCGACTTCTCGGACCCGTGCGCCTGCGAGCCGGGCCACCCGCGCCCCGCCGCGCGCTGGGCCGCGCTGGCCGCACTCTCCCTCGCCGTGCCCTGCCTCTGCTGCTACGCGCCCCTGCGCGCATGCCACTGGGTCGCAGCGCGATGCGGCTGCGCAGGCTGCGGGGGTCGCCACGAGGAGGCGGCGCGGTGA